GCACCGGGTTGTCCATGGCGGGCCCAACCATGCGGCGCCGGTTCAGGTCGACGACGATTTGGTGGATTGGCTTATGAAGCTGCAACCGTTGGCGCCCAGCCATCAGGCACACAATCTTCGCCCGATGCAAAGGATCAAGGAGCATTTTCCCGACGTCCCGCAAGTGGCGTGTTTTGATACCGCGTTTCATCGGACACAGCCGCGTCTTGCGCAGATTTTCGGCTTGCCGCGCGAACTGACCGATGACGGTGTGCTGCGCTACGGGTTTCATGGGCTGTCCTATGACTATATCGCGCACGAACTCAAACGCAGCGATCCAGATCTCGCGGCGAAGCGGATCATCGTGGCGCATCTGGGGCGGGGCGTCAGCATGTGTGCCATGAAGAACGGACAGAGCATCGCCACGACGATGGGTCTGACCGCGCTGGACGGTCTGCCGATGGGGCGGCGTAGTGGCGGGCTTGACCCCGGCGTCGTGTTGCATCTGATTATTGATCGCGGCTATAGCGCCGAGGAGGTGCGCGAAATGCTTTATGACCGCTCGGGGCTTTTGGGGGTGTCGGGGATCAGCGGTGAAATGAACGACCTGCTTGCCAGCGGTCGTGCCGAAGCCGCCGAAGCGGTGGATTTCTTCGTCTATCAATGCGGTCGGCACTTTGGGTCTCTTGCTGCGGCATTGGGTGGAGTCGACGGTGTGATTCTGACCGGTGGCATGGGTGAACATATTGCGCCATTGCGCGCGCGGTTGGTTCAGCAATTGGGATGGCTGGGGGCAGATCTGGACGACGCGGCAAATCAACTGGGCGGGCCATATCTGACCACGAAGACCAGCCGTCTGCCCGTTCTGGCACTGCCCACGGACGAAGAGCGGGTTCTGGCACGAAGTGCTTATGAGTTGCTGGCAAATTCAGAGGCGTAGATAGATCCTGAACCCGGACCGGGGGGACGAATTCGTCTGCGCGTTGTTGGCCTGCGCACA
This window of the Rhodobacteraceae bacterium LMO-JJ12 genome carries:
- a CDS encoding acetate kinase, which produces MSDQLVVTFNAGSSSLRCAVYRLSDDGPLQIRNLSIRGLPDNMILTEKDPATGARTETDLGTPDSAESAHPEALKHMFARLDGLSGLGKICAFSHRVVHGGPNHAAPVQVDDDLVDWLMKLQPLAPSHQAHNLRPMQRIKEHFPDVPQVACFDTAFHRTQPRLAQIFGLPRELTDDGVLRYGFHGLSYDYIAHELKRSDPDLAAKRIIVAHLGRGVSMCAMKNGQSIATTMGLTALDGLPMGRRSGGLDPGVVLHLIIDRGYSAEEVREMLYDRSGLLGVSGISGEMNDLLASGRAEAAEAVDFFVYQCGRHFGSLAAALGGVDGVILTGGMGEHIAPLRARLVQQLGWLGADLDDAANQLGGPYLTTKTSRLPVLALPTDEERVLARSAYELLANSEA